CGGGGAACAACAGTGCCGTCGACACCCCGTGGCTTTCGGCGATGCGCGGAATGACCAGGGCGCCCAGTCCGACCCCCAGTGGCGTCGCGGTCTGCCGGATCCCCATGGCCAATCCGCGCTGCTCCGGCGGAAACCATCCGACCACCACGCGTCCGCTCGCGGAATTGCTGCTCGCGGCGGCCATTCCGCCGAGCAGCAGGAATACCCCCATGGCCCATAGCGAATCTGCCGAGGCCGCACAGAAGGCGAAAATCGCCGTCAGTGCCGACCCGATCGTCAGCACGATTCGCTCGCCCACCCTGTCCACCAGCCAACCCCAGGCGATCAGGGTCAGCACCAGCCCGAAGCTGGGCATCGCGGACAACAGTCCGGCGGAGGCGAGGTCGAGCCCGCGTTGGTCGTGCAGCGTGGGAATCAGGAACGCCACGCCATTGATGAACACATTGGCGAACGTGGTGGCCAATAGTGCGATCACCAGCATCGACCATCGGCGGGCGGTGCTGATCGTCGTGGCCATGGTGATCATGCTGCCACGCCAATCCCATTATGTTGAACTTGTTTCTCATTATTTGAGACATGGGATGTGGGCCGTCCCGACTGGATGGGCATCGGGGCCGCTCATTAGGCTGGACACATGCGTCTAGGTCGAATTGCCAGTCCGGATGGGGTCGCCTTCGTGGTCATCGAAGGTGACTCGACACACAGTGCGGTGTGCAGAGAGGTCGCCGAGCAGTACCTCTCCCGCAATCCGACCTTCACCGGGCGCAGCTGGCCGCTGGCCGACGTCCGTCTGCTGGCGCCGATCCTGGCATCGAAGGTGGTCTGCATGGGCAAGAACTATGCGGCCCACGCCCGCGAGATGGGTGGTGAGGCGCCCGAGGATCCGGTGATCTTCCTCAAGCCCAACACGGCCATCATCGGTCCCAATGTGGCGATCCAGCTGCCCGCTGACGCGCATCCGGTCCACCATGAGGGTGAGCTGGTCATCGTCATCGAGCGGCCGTGCAAGGACGTCCCGGCCGCGAAGGCCGCCGACTACATCCTCGGCTACACCATCGCCAACGATGTGTCCGCGCGCGATCAGCAGAAGAAGGACGGCCAATGGATGCGGGCCAAGGGTCACGACACCTTCTGTCCGGTCGGGCCGTGGATCGAAACCGATGTCGATCCCTCTGGGCTGGACATCCGCACCGAGGTCAACGGCACCGTGCGGCAGGACAGCAACACCGCGCTGCTGCTGCATGATGTCGGCGCCATCGTCGAGTGGGTCTCCGCGGTCATGACGCTGCTGCCCGGTGACCTGATCCT
This DNA window, taken from Mycolicibacterium neoaurum, encodes the following:
- a CDS encoding fumarylacetoacetate hydrolase family protein, whose amino-acid sequence is MRLGRIASPDGVAFVVIEGDSTHSAVCREVAEQYLSRNPTFTGRSWPLADVRLLAPILASKVVCMGKNYAAHAREMGGEAPEDPVIFLKPNTAIIGPNVAIQLPADAHPVHHEGELVIVIERPCKDVPAAKAADYILGYTIANDVSARDQQKKDGQWMRAKGHDTFCPVGPWIETDVDPSGLDIRTEVNGTVRQDSNTALLLHDVGAIVEWVSAVMTLLPGDLILTGTPEGVGPIEDGDTVSITVEGIGTLTNPVVRKGK